The following are from one region of the Pleurodeles waltl isolate 20211129_DDA chromosome 4_1, aPleWal1.hap1.20221129, whole genome shotgun sequence genome:
- the LOC138287253 gene encoding zinc finger protein 271-like, protein MLAHHKTQSWNADKYIPDPQTLTKKGKSYTFSESFSFASLLKHHQRTDRGEKPFNCSECGKSFSHLSTLQCQQTHTSERTFKCSECGKNFSHSVHLIEHQRTHIGEKQFKCSEYVKSFSRLQNLQTHQRTHTGEKPYDCNQCGSSFGRSSTLKNHQRTHTGEKPYKCSECVMSFRQLSNLQTHLRTHTGERPYPCNECGSKFSDSSNLRIRQQTHTGEKPFECSECGSGFVDSSELRIHQLKHTGEKPFKCSECVKSFSRLVELQRHQRTHTGEKPYSCSECGSRFSDSSNLRIHQRTHTGEKLYLCSKCGSSFSESSNLRIHQRTHTGEKPFKCSECVKSFSQLSNLQTHQRTHTGGKPFKCSECAKCFSWLSKLQVHQRTPTGEKPFKCSECVKSFSQLSDLQRHQRTHTGEKPFKCSECVKRFSQLSDLQRHQRMHIGEKPFKCSECAKCFSQLSEL, encoded by the coding sequence ATGTTGGCCCATCACAAAACACAGTCTTGGAATGCAGACAAATATATACCTGACCCACAGACACTAACCAAGAAAGGAAAATCATACACATTTAGTGAGAGCTTTAGTTTTGCATCTCTATTAAAGCACCATCAACGAACAGACAGAGGAGAAAAACCATTCAactgcagtgaatgtgggaagagctttagTCACTTATCAACCCTACAATGTCAACAAACCCACACATCAGAAAgaacattcaagtgcagtgaatgtgggaagaaCTTTAGTCATTCAGTACACCTAATAGAGCATCAACGAACACACATAGGGGAGAAgcaattcaagtgcagtgaatatgtAAAGAGCTTTAGTCGATTACAAAACCTACAAACACATCAGCGAactcacacaggggaaaaaccatatgaCTGCAATCAATGTGGAAGTAGTTTTGGTCGTTCCTCAACATTAAAgaatcatcagcgaacacacacgggagaaaaaccatacaagtgcagtgaatgtgtgatgaGCTTTCGTCAGTTATCAAACCTCCAAACACATctgcgaacacacactggggaaagacCATACCCTTGCAATGAATGTGGAAGTAAGTTTAGTGATTCCTCAAATCTAAGGATtcgtcagcaaacacacacaggggaaaaaccatttgagtgcagtgaatgtggaagtggTTTTGTTGACTCTTCAGAATTAAGGATTCATCAGCTaaaacacacaggggaaaagccatttaagtgcagtgaatgtgtgaagagctttagtagATTAGTAGAACTACAGAGacatcaacgaacacacacaggggaaaaaccatacagttGCAGTGAATGTGGGAGTCGTTTTAGTGATTCCTCAAATCTCaggattcatcagcgaacacacacaggtgaAAAACTATACCTTTGCAGTAAATGTGGGAGTAGTTTTAGTGAATCCTCAAATCTCaggattcatcagcgaacacacacaggggaaaaaccattcaagtgcagtgaatgtgtgaagagctttagtcaattaTCAAACCTCCAaacacatcagcgaacacacacggggggaaaaccattcaagtgcagtgaatgtgcaaaGTGCTTTAGTTGGTTATCAAAGCTACAAGTTCATCAGCGAACAcccacaggggaaaagccatttaaatgcagtgaatgtgtgaagagctttagtcaattaTCAGACCTACAAAGACATCAAcggacacacacaggggaaaaaccattcaagtgcagtgaatgtgtgaagcgcTTTAGTCAATTATCAGACCTGCAAAGACATCAACGAATGCACATAggagaaaaaccattcaagtgcagtgaatgtgcaaaGTGCTTCAGTCAATTATCAGAGCTATAA